The genomic window GGCGACGAACGGCAGCAGCGGCACCTGGCCGACCCGCATCAGCGAGTACGGCGTCAGGGGCGGGACGGCGCTGTGGTCCGACCATGGCTCGAGGCAGGACAGCGCGACGGCCGACGGCGAGTGCACGTGGACGACGGCGGTGTGGGCAGGGTCCTTGGCGTACATCGCCAGGTGCAGCGCCACCTCCTTCGACGGTGCGGGGCCGGCGAGGTGCACGCCCGCGAGGTCGAGCACCGACAGGTCGTCGAGGACGAGGTCGCCGAGCTGCGTGCCGGTGCCGGTCATCAGCAGGCGGTCGCCGTCGCGGACGCTGACGTTGCCCGAGCTGCCGGGGCTCAGCCCGGCCGCGACGAGGGCACTGCCTGCGGCGACGAGGAGGCGGGCCGCAGTCGCGTGGTCCGCAACGGTCTCGAGACTGCCGGGCTCCGGGCTCGCGGTGCCGGCGCTCACGCTCGTGCCGCTCATGCCAGTGCCTCCCAGGCGGTCGAGAAGAGGTCCGTCGAGCCGAAGTTGCCGCTCTTGAGGACGAGCGCGACCTCACGGCCGTCGTCGGTGCGGGCCGCGCTCCAGCAGACGCCGGGGGCGAGCAGGGGCCCGATCGTGAGCAGGCCGATCCCCAGGCTGCCCACGACGGCGCCGCTGGTCTCCCCGCCCGCGACGACGACCTGGTCGACGGTCCCGTCCGCGACGAGGTCGAGCACGAGGCTCGACAGGACCGTCTCGACGGCGTCCGCGGCGCTGACGGCGGCGCCCGCGCCTCCTGCGGGCACGGCCTCCGCTGCGGGCACGACGTCCGACGGCTGGCCGACCGAGTAGACGACCGGCACCGAGGCGTCGTCGAGGCCCCGGACCCACTCGGCCAGCGAGGCGGTCTCGGCCTCCGGATCGGCGAGCGCCTGCGCGATGTCGACCTTGCGGGTCGGGTGCCCGGCGGCGACCGCTGCGGCGACCTGCGCCTGCGTCGTCGTCGAGGCCGAGCCGCACACGACGAGGCGACGACGGGAGAAGGAGGGGAACGCTGCGTCTGCGTCTGCGTCTGCGGAGGGGGAGGAAGCGGAGGCCTCGACCGGCTCGAGCCCGAGCGCGAGCCCCGCGCCGCCGCTCACGAGCCGGTGCGTGGCAGTCGCCTGAGCGATCGTCCGCAGGTCGTCGTCCTCGACGGCGTCGACGACCAGGTAGCCAGCGGGTGCAGCGTCGAGCGCGTCCCGCAGCGCGTCGGCCCCGCGGCGCACCACGTCGAGCCCGACCTCGGTGACCGTCGCCGGTGTCTGCGGCGCGAGCAGGTCGCGCAGCCTCGACCGCGTCATGGGGGTGAGCGGGTGGTGCCGCATCGACGAGTGCTCGAGCAGGTCGTCGCCGACCCACAGCGAACCGTCGCGCACGGTGCGACCGTTGGCGGGGAACGCGGGCACGACGACGCTGCGGTCGGTGTCGAGGCGCTCGC from Frigoribacterium sp. PvP032 includes these protein-coding regions:
- the otnK gene encoding 3-oxo-tetronate kinase, yielding MLTGAVADDFTGATDLAAALHSRGLRAAVVIGDRPVPDEQVAGLDAVVVALKSRTAPVEEAVAASLGAADRLLGWGADRFYVKYCSTFDSTDEGNIGPVLDALRERLDTDRSVVVPAFPANGRTVRDGSLWVGDDLLEHSSMRHHPLTPMTRSRLRDLLAPQTPATVTEVGLDVVRRGADALRDALDAAPAGYLVVDAVEDDDLRTIAQATATHRLVSGGAGLALGLEPVEASASSPSADADADAAFPSFSRRRLVVCGSASTTTQAQVAAAVAAGHPTRKVDIAQALADPEAETASLAEWVRGLDDASVPVVYSVGQPSDVVPAAEAVPAGGAGAAVSAADAVETVLSSLVLDLVADGTVDQVVVAGGETSGAVVGSLGIGLLTIGPLLAPGVCWSAARTDDGREVALVLKSGNFGSTDLFSTAWEALA
- a CDS encoding class II aldolase/adducin family protein, giving the protein MSGTSVSAGTASPEPGSLETVADHATAARLLVAAGSALVAAGLSPGSSGNVSVRDGDRLLMTGTGTQLGDLVLDDLSVLDLAGVHLAGPAPSKEVALHLAMYAKDPAHTAVVHVHSPSAVALSCLEPWSDHSAVPPLTPYSLMRVGQVPLLPFVAPGDPAMGALVRDSPLPFRAALLSNHGAVVSGEDLDRAVQSTIELEEACRIALLTQGAARRLIAADQVRAITAAWGMPWTGPADEAGASSAAVSSASSPAVRHAAGEGPAN